TGGCTTGCCCTGTACGTGATTGATAAAGGCTTCCATGCTGCGCAAATGACGGTTGTCGTCGGCCAGTTCCCGTTGCATCAGCGTCATTAATTCACCGTTGTTATCGGTATAGATATGCGCCGGAAACAGCGTGGCTCCGGCTTTATCACCGCAAAAGCTGACGTTCATAATCGACTGTTCGCGGATGTTGAGTGCAAATGATGTCTCCAGCCAAAGAATGCCGCCGTTATGAAATTCAATGGTGCCAAACAGCGAATCTTCGACGCTGTAGGTTGCCGGGTCCCACTCACCAAATTGACCACAGCTCTTTTGCGGGCCGATCTTTTGAAAGCTGTGCGCATTCACGCTTTTCACCGCCGGAAAGCCCAGCACATACATCGCGGCATCCAGCATATGAATGCCGATGTCGATCAGCGGGCCGCCACCCTGAAGTTCTTTATTGGTAAAGACACCCCAACCGGGAACGCCGCAGCGACGCAGGGCGCGGGCGGTCGTGACGTAAATCTCCCCCAAAACGCCGTTGGTCACCTGTTCACGCAGTTGTTGCGTATCAAGGGCAAAACGATGGTGAAAGTCGTAGGCCAGCACCTTGCCCTGTTTACGCGCGGTATCACACATCTCCCGCGCCTGTTCCGGCGTCATGGCGGGCGGTTTCTCGCACATCACATGGCAGCCTGCCTCCAGCGCCATCAGGGTATGCTCGTAATGAAAACGGTTAGGTGAACAGACGCTTACCACGTCAGGTTTTACCGCCAGCAGCATGGCCTGCGGATCGTCCCACACGGATGCGTTCCCGTATTTCTCTGCCAACGCCTGCGCCTGGGAAAGGCGGCTGTCACAGACAGCCACCAGTTCCAGATCGTTGCGGGTGCAGTAGTACGAAGCATGAACCTTATCCGCCACCTGGCCCGCGCCTATTATCGCGACCCGCAGCGGAGAGCTTGTCATTGCACTTTTCACAAAGACCTCTTAGCAGGTGCGCAACCAGGCCAAAGAATCACGGTACGCCTGAGCAGGATCTTCTGCCCGAATGCGCCCTTCATACACCACATAGCCCTGATAGTTATCGGCGCGCAGCTGTTCAAACAGCGCGTGGAAATCGAGGGTGCCGCTGCCCGGCTGATAGCGATGGTTATCGGCAATATGCACATGACCAAGCAGGTCACGGTTGTCATGCAGCGCCTGCGCCAGGTTATCCTCTTCGATGTTCATGTGATAGAAATCGCCGATAATCTGCACATGTTTAAAGTTGTTTTCGACGATGTAACGACGAGCATCGGCGAGCGTGTTGATCATGTGGTCCTGATAGCGGTTTAGTGGTTCGAGATACACCACCGTCCCGGTACGCGCGGCCACCTTTTCCAGGAAACGAAGGGAATCGCTCACCATTTGACGATCGCCGTCCAGGCTGCGCGGCGAGGTCATCGGCGGTAAGCGAAAGGTAAACATGCCCCACGCT
The nucleotide sequence above comes from Escherichia coli. Encoded proteins:
- the ycjS gene encoding Gfo/Idh/MocA family protein — translated: MKSAMTSSPLRVAIIGAGQVADKVHASYYCTRNDLELVAVCDSRLSQAQALAEKYGNASVWDDPQAMLLAVKPDVVSVCSPNRFHYEHTLMALEAGCHVMCEKPPAMTPEQAREMCDTARKQGKVLAYDFHHRFALDTQQLREQVTNGVLGEIYVTTARALRRCGVPGWGVFTNKELQGGGPLIDIGIHMLDAAMYVLGFPAVKSVNAHSFQKIGPQKSCGQFGEWDPATYSVEDSLFGTIEFHNGGILWLETSFALNIREQSIMNVSFCGDKAGATLFPAHIYTDNNGELMTLMQRELADDNRHLRSMEAFINHVQGKPVMIADAEQGYIIQQLVAALYQSAETGTRVEL
- the ycjR gene encoding sugar phosphate isomerase/epimerase family protein; amino-acid sequence: MKIGTQNQAFFPENILEKFRYIKEMGFDGFEIDGKLLVNNIEEVKAAIKETGLPVTTACGGYDGWIGDFIEERRLNGLKQIERILEALAEVGGKGIVVPAAWGMFTFRLPPMTSPRSLDGDRQMVSDSLRFLEKVAARTGTVVYLEPLNRYQDHMINTLADARRYIVENNFKHVQIIGDFYHMNIEEDNLAQALHDNRDLLGHVHIADNHRYQPGSGTLDFHALFEQLRADNYQGYVVYEGRIRAEDPAQAYRDSLAWLRTC